Genomic segment of Amphibacillus xylanus NBRC 15112:
GGTCACACCTGTTCCCATACCGAACACAGAAGTTAAGCTCTTCAGCGCCGATGGTAGTTGGTTTTTGCCTGCGAGAGTAGGACGTCGCCAAGCATACGGAGGATTAGCTCAGCTGGGAGAGCACCTGCCTTACAAGCAGGGGGTCGCAGGTTCGAGCCCTGCATCCTCCACCATATGCCGGCCTAGCTCAATTGGTAGAGCAACTGACTTGTAATCAGTAGGTTGGGGGTTCAAGTCCTCTGGCCGGCACCATTCTAACAACTCATTATAGATGAGCCATTAGCTCAGTCGGTAGAGCATCTGACTTTTAATCAGAGGGTCGAAGGTTCGAATCCTTCATGGCTCACCATCCACACGCGGGTGTGGCGGAACTGGCAGACGCGCTAGACTTAGGATCTAGTGTCTTACGACGTGGGGGTTCAAATCCCTTCACCCGCACCAAAATAATTTAATATATACGCGGAAGTAGTTCAGTGGTAGAACACCACCTTGCCAAGGTGGGGGTCGCGGGTTCGAATCCCGTCTTCCGCTCCAAGGATTTAATCATTTAGTTTGCCAGGTGATTAAAAACATATCCTTGCCGGGGTGGCGGAACTGGCAGACGCACAGGACTTAAAATCCTGCGGTAGGTAACTACCGTACCGGTTCGATTCCGGTCCTCGGCACCATAAGCGCCCGTAGCTCAATTGGATAGAGTGCTTGACTACGGATCAAGAGGTTAGGGGTTCGACTCCTCTCGGGCGCGCCATTTACGGGAAGTAGCTCAGCTTGGTAGAGCACTTGGTTTGGGACCAAGGGGTCGCAGGTTCGAATCCTGTCTTCCCGACCATTTAACACAATAATTTTTAATTGTGGGGCCTTAGCTCAGCTGGGAGAGCGCCTGCCTTGCACGCAGGAGGTCAGCGGTTCGATCCCGCTAGGCTCCACCATTTTTGTTCTTTGAAAACTGAATCCAAACAACGAAAGATGTTAAGAAAAACAAGTAAGAAGAAGCTAGTGCTTCAAAATTGAGTTAATCGTAACTCTATCAATTTTATTGAGAGTTTGATCTTGGCTCAGGATGAACGCTGGCGGCGTGCCTAATACATGCAAGTCGAGCGCGTGAAATTAAACAGATCTCTTCGGAGTGACGTTTAATGGATCGAGCGGCGGATGGGTGAGTAACACGTGGGCAACCTGCCTATAAGACTGGGATAACTTACGGAAACGTGAGCTAATACCGGATAAAACCTTTTGTCTCCTGACAAGAGGATAAAAGATGGCGCAAGCTATCACTTATAGATGGGCCCGCGGCGCATTAGCTAGTTGGTGAGATAAAAGCTCACCAAGGCAACGATGCGTAGCCGACCTGAGAGGGTGATCGGCCACACTGGGACTGAGACACGGCCCAGACTCCTACGGGAGGCAGCAGTAGGGAATCTTCCGCAATGGACGAAAGTCTGACGGAGCAACGCCGCGTGAACGAAGAAGGTCTTCGGATCGTAAAGTTCTGTTGTTAGGGAAGAACACGTACCATTCGAATAGGGTGGTACCTTGACGGTACCTAACGAGAAAGCCCCGGCTAACTACGTGCCAGCAGCCGCGGTAATACGTAGGGGGCAAGCGTTGTCCGGAATTATTGGGCGTAAAGCGCGCGCAGGCGGTTCTTTAAGTCTGATGTGAAATCTTGCGGCTCAACCGCAAGCGGTCATTGGAAACTGGAGAACTTGAGGACAGAAGAGGAGAGTGGAATTCCACGTGTAGCGGTGAAATGCGTAGAGATGTGGAGGAACACCAGTGGCGAAGGCGACTCTCTGGTCTGTAACTGACGCTGAGGCGCGAAAGCGTGGGTAGCGAACAGGATTAGATACCCTGGTAGTCCACGCCGTAAACGATGAGTGCTAGGTGTTAGGGGGTTTCCGCCCCTTAGTGCTGGCGTTAACGCATTAAGCACTCCGCCTGGGGAGTACGGCCGCAAGGCTGAAACTCAAAAGAATTGACGGGGACCCGCACAAGCGGTGGAGCATGTGGTTTAATTCGAAGCAACGCGAAGAACCTTACCAGGTCTTGACATCCCGCTGACCGCTATGGAGACATAGCTTTCCCTTCGGGGACAGCGGTGACAGGTGGTGCATGGTTGTCGTCAGCTCGTGTCGTGAGATGTTGGGTTAAGTCCCGCAACGAGCGCAACCCTTGAACTTAGTTGCCAGCATTCAGTTGGGCACTCTAAGTTGACTGCCGGTGACAAACCGGAGGAAGGTTGGGATGACGTCAAATCATCATGCCCCTTATGACCTGGGCTACACACGTGCTACAATGGATGGTACAAAGGGCTGCGAAACCGCGAGGTGGAGCCAATCCCATAAAACCATTTTCAGTTCGGATTGTAGGCTGCAACTCGCCTACATGAAGCCGGAATCGCTAGTAATCGCGGATCAGAATGCCGCGGTGAATACGTTCCCGGGTCTTGTACACACCGCCCGTCACACCACGAGAGTTAGCAACACCCGAAGTCGGTGAGGTAACGCTTTTAGCGAGCCAGCCGCCGAAGGTGGGGCCAATGATTGGGGTGAAGTCGTAACAAGGTAGCCGTATCGGAAGGTGCGGCTGGATCACCTCCTTTCTAAGGAAAATCAGGAAGTGGAGACGCCTTGCTCATCGACGTACAGATTGGAGAAGGCCTGACGAGATAAAGGAAATACGATGAACGTAAGTGAATCGATATTGACTTATCGTAGGAAGGCATTCGAAATCTGCTAGTCGATAAGGCGTCGGAGCTAGACTGATCTAGGAACAGCCCTACGGGCTGACTTAACAATTCAGTTGTTTGGTTCAGTTTTGAGAGATCAATCTCTCAAAGGATCTTCTGTTAAAATCGTCACATCCGTGGGACTGCGATTACTCGCCCCATCGAAAACATTTGTGACAACACAGAAGTCACCACATCCGTGTGGAATTGTACCTTGAAAACTAGATAAGAATAAACAGTAAGTGAACATTCCTTATTGATGAGGATTGAACACGAGCTGTATGACAAGACATCAAATCAAACTTTTAAACAAAGTAAGACCAAAAGTCTTTTTTACTGTGAAGCAATAAAAAGTTCAACTTTAGTTAAGTAAGAAAGAGCGCACGGTGGATGCCTTGGCACTAGGAGCCGACGAAGGACGGGACAAACACCGATATGTCTCGGGGAGCTGTACGTAAGCATTGATCCGGGAATTTCCGAATGGGGGAACCCACTACTCGTAATGGAGTAGTACATTTAACTGAATCCATAGGTTAAATGAGGCAGACCTGGGGAACTGAAACATCTAAGTACCCAGAGGAAGAGAAAGCAAAAGCGATTTCCTGAGTAGCGGCGAGCGAAACGGAATTAGCCCAAACCAGTAAGCTTGCTTACTGGGGTTGTAGGACACATCATTAGGAGTTACAAAGTGACGATTTACACGAAGCGATCTGGAAAGGTCCGCGATACAAGGTAACAGCCCTGTAGTGGAAAGATCATCACCTCCGATGTGTATCCTGAGTACGACGGAACACGTGAAATTCCGTTGGAATCCGGGAGGACCATCTCCCAAGGCTAAATACTCCCTAGTGACCGATAGTGAACCAGTACCGTGAGGGAAAGGTGAAAAGCACCCCGGGAGGGGAGTGAAATAGTACCTGAAACCGTGTGCTTACAAGTAGTCGGAGCCCGTTAATGGGTGACGGCGTACCTTTTGTAGAATGGACCGGCGAGTTACGATTTTCTGCAAGGTTAAACCAGAAAAGGTGAAGCCGCAGCGAAAGCGAGTCTGAAACGGGCGAATATAGTAGAAGGTCGTAGACCCGAAACCGTGTGATCTACCCATGTCCAGGGTGAAGGTCAGGTAACACTGACTGGAGGCCCGAACCCACGTATGTTGAAAAATGCGGGGATGAGGTGTGGGTAGGGGTGAAAAGCCAATCGAACACGGAGATAGCTGGTTCTCTCCGAAATAGCTTTAGGGCTAGCCTCAAGATACGTATCCTGGAGGTAGAGCACTGATTGAACTAGGGGCCCTCATCGGGTTACCGAATTCAGTCAAACTCCGAATGCCAGAGATATAGACTTGGGAGTCAGACTATGGGTGATAAGGTTCATAGTCGAGAGGGAAACAACCCAGACCGTCAGCTAAGGTCCCAAAGTATACGTTAAGTGGAAAAGGATGTGGCGTTGCACAGACAACCAGGATGTTGGCTTAGAAGCAGCCACCATTTAAAGAGTGCGTAATAGCTCACTGGTCGAGTGACGCTGCGCCGAAAATGTACCGGGGCTAAACGTATCACCGAAGCTACGGATTGATCTTCGATCAATGGTAGGAGAGCGTTGTAAGTGCAGAGAAGTCAGACCGAGAGGACTGGTGGAGCGCTTAGAAGTGAGAATGCCGGTATGAGTAGCGAAAAAGAAGTGAGAATCTTCTTCACCGAATGCCTAAGGTTTCCTGAGGAAGGCTCGTCCACTCAGGGTTAGTCAGGACCTAAGCCGAGGCCGAAGGGCGTAGGCGATGGATGACAGGTTGATATTCCTGTACCACCTCGTGACCGTTACGAGCGAAGGGGGGACGCAGGAGGATAAGAAAAGCGTGCTGATGGAAATGCACGCCCAATCAGTGAGTGAGTCAGATAGGCAAATCCGTCTGATATTAATCATGAGCTGTGATGGGGAGGGAAATATAGTACCGAAGTTTCTGATTCCACACTGCCAAGAAAAGCCTCTAGCCAGGACACAGGTGCCTGTACCGCAAACCGACACAGGTAGGCGAGATGAGAATTCTAAGGTGAGCGGGAGAACTCTCGTTAAGGAACTCGGCAAAATGACCCCGTAACTTCGGGAGAAGGGGTGCTTCTTTTAGAAGAAGCCGCAGTGAAAAGGCCCAAGCGACTGTTTAGCAAAAACACAGGTCTCTGCGAAGCCGCAAGGCGAAGTATAGGGGCTGACACCTGCCCGGTGCTGGAAGGTTAAGGGAATGCGTTAGTACCTTTGGTACGAAGCGTTGAACTGAAGCCCCAGTGAACGGCGGCCGTAACTATAACGGTCCTAAGGTAGCGAAATTCCTTGTCGGGTAAGTTCCGACCCGCACGAAAGGTGCAACGACTTGGGCACTGTCTCAACGAGAGACCCGGTGAAATTATACTATGCGTGAAAATGCGCATTACCCGCGACAGGACGGAAAGACCCCGTGGAGCTTTACTGTAGCTTGATATTGAATGTTGATGCCATTTGTACAGGATAGGTGGGAGCCAAAGAAGCGTGAGCGCTAGCTTACGTGGAGGCGCCGGTGGGATACCACCCTGATGGTGTTGACCTTCTAACCCAGGACCGTTATCCGGTTCGGAGACAGTGTCAGGCAGGCAGTTTGACTGGGGCGGTCGCCTCCTAAAGAGTAACGGAGGCGCCCAAAGGTTCCCTCAGAATGGTTGGAAATCATTCATAGAGTGTAAAGGCAGAAGGGAGCTTGACTGCGAGACCTACAAGTCGAGCAGGGACGAAAGTCGGGCTTAGTGATCCGGTGGTTCCGCATGGAAGGGCCATCGCTCAACGGATAAAAGCTACCCCGGGGATAACAGGCTTATCTCCCCCAAGAGTCCACATCGACGGGGAGGTTTGGCACCTCGATGTCGGCTCATCGCATCCTGGGGCTGTAGTCGGTCCCAAGGGTTGGGCTGTTCGCCCATTAAAGCGGTACGCGAGCTGGGTTCAGAACGTCGTGAGACAGTTCGGTCCCTATCCGTCGTGGGCGTTTGGAAGTTTGAGAGGAGCTGTCCTTAGTACGAGAGGACCGGGATGGACATACCGCTGGTGCACCAGTTGTTCCGCCAGGAGCATGGCTGGGTAGCTACGTATGGAAAGGATAAGTGCTGAAAGCATCTAAGCATGAAGCCTCCCTCAAGATGAGACTTCCCATCTTTTAGAGTAAGATCCCTCAGAGACGATGAGGTAGATAGGTTCGAGGTGGAAGCATGGTGACATGTGAAGCTGACGAATACTAATCGATCGAGGACTTAACTAAAACAAAAAGCGAAAGCGACTGTTCAATAGCGTACGGATAGATAAGACAGACCGTCGCACAGTGTATTTCTGTGCAAAGGGATGGATTAACTATACGCTAGCTATTAGGAGCTTGAGCTAGATTAATTAAAAAGCTGAACCAACCGTTCAGCATTGAATTTGATGACACTTGTCAGGTGCATTTCTTATCTAGTTTTCAGGGTATATAACCTGTAGGTTTAGTGACAATAGCGAAGAGGTCACACCTGTTCCCATACCGAACACAGAAGTTAAGCTCTTCAGCGCCGATGGTAGTTGGGTTTTCCCTGCGAGAGTAGGACGTCGCTAAGCAAGTGAAAAACCTTCAAGATATATAATCTTGAAGGTTTTTTAGTGTTTATAAAAAAGGTATATTGGAAAGATATATAACTGTAAATAACTATATACTATATAATAGTGGTGATCTATGTTATAGTTAATTATTAGCAATATATAATTTATTATGAAAAAAAGTGAGGCTATTTATGAAAAAAATTGCTTGGATTACAGATAGTACGTGTGGTTTATCTCAGGAGTTTATAGAGGCTAACAATATTTATGTTTTGCCAATGATTGTTATTATAGATCATAAATCTTATCGAGAAGATATTGATATTTCAAAAGATGATGTTTATAAATTATTAGAACAGTATGGAGAGGGCGCAAAAACAAGTCAGCCTCCTTATGGTGAATTTATAGAGTTATATAAAAAGTTAAAAAGTGAATATGATTATGGTATTGCTATTCATGCTTCTAGTCAGCTGACAGGAACCTACCAAAGTTCAATGAGTGCTGCGCAGATGGAGGAGTTCCCAGTAGAGGTTATTGATTCGAAAATAGGATCATATGCTTTAGGTAAGATGATTAAACAGGGATTAAAGATGGAGCGAGAAGGAAAGTCTTATGAAGAGATCGTGTCCACACTGAAAACTTATCCAGATAAAGCAGAAATGTATTTGTTGCCGAAAAGTTTAGATCAATTAAAACGTAGTGGTCGAGTAAGTACAACGCAAGCTGTATTTGCAAATTTACTAAAAATAAATTTAGTTTTACAGTTTGAAAACGGTAAAGTTATTGTAGAAGAGAAAATTAGAAGTCATAAGAAAGCCGTACAACATTTATTTAATAAAGTTGGTGACGTATATAGAAGTGGTGCGGTTCAGGAAATTGGTATTATGCATGCCGGTGCAAAAGAAGTAGCGGAGCAATGGAAACTGGAATTCAGTAAATTGTATAAAGACTTAGCAATAAAGATTGAACCGTTAGTACCAGTTGCAGGTATCCACACAGGTCATGGTACAATGGCTATAGCTTGGTTAAGAAAATGAGTTGAGATAATAAATAGATTTCCGTAAAAGGGATCTATTTATTTTTCTTAAAATTAATATTTTTAGTCGTTTAGATAACAGATTGGAGGATGATGATAAGGATGAGTGAAATCTTTAACTCTGATTTTTTTGTTATGAGTATGCGGTTGCTGTTGGCGCTGTTGTTATCTGGAATTATTGGTTTTGAAAGAGAAATTAACAGACATTCAGCAGGATTTCGCACGCATATATTAGTTGGTGTAAGTTCGTGTTTAATGATGTTATTGTCACTATACGGGTTCCAAAAGTATTTCGATGAAGTTCCTGATTTTGTTAGATTCGATCCAGCAAGAATCCCATCATATGTTATTAGTGGTATTGGATTTCTAGGAGCAGGGACAATCATTGTAACGGGTGTGAATGTAAAAGGCTTAACTACTGCTGCATCAATTTGGGCTGTTGCAGGATTAGGCTTAGTTGTCGGTGTTGGTATGATAGAAATTGCAATTTTAACAACTGGAATTATAGTTTTTAGTTTATTTTTCCTTAATAATGTTGAGAAACTAATTAATAAAAAAGAAAACAGAAAGAATCTAGTGTTAACTGTTACGGAAGTTGAACAAATTAATCAAATTTTTTCTCAATTCAATACGTATGATGTAACAGTTAGGAGTATTAACTTTGAAAAGAAGGATCAAGCAAACACAGTTATTATCTTTGATGTTTTAATCGGAAAAAACACAGTGATCAATGATCTTTATCATGCGTTATTAAGTATAGATCAAGTAAAACAGGTCAAAGATATGGAAGTTGTGTAATATTTGCATCTCGTTCAGAAGCAGTATAAAATATAGTTATAGTCAAATATAGTCAAAGTCAAGCGGGAGGAGAAAAGATGCGTAATATTTCTGATGTGATTGAAGCGCATTTAAAGCAGATAATTGATCGTAATAAACATAAAACAGTTGAGATTAAACGTAGTGAAATTGCTGAACAATTTTCTTGTGTTCCTTCTCAGATCAACTATGTTATTAATACAAGATTTACTCCAGAGAAAGGCTACCACGTTGAAAGTAAGCGTGGTGGAGGCGGGTATATAAGAATTCAACGAATGGTTGTTAATAGCAAAAATCGTTTAATTGATGAACTCATTGAATTGGTTACACCAACTGTTGAGCAACGTGTGGCAATCGCTGTTATCGAACGTTTATATGAGCAGGAATATATTTCAGTTAGAGAGGCTAATTTAATGATTAGAGCGATTGACAGAGAGGTTTTAGCATTAAATTTACCTCTTCGAGATGAATTGCGGTCACGAATATTAGTTGCGATGTTAAGAGCGCTAAAACACAATTAAACTGATATGTGTAAGGAGGATCCTAAATTGAAATGTGAAATCTGCCAACAGCAAGAAGCAACTGTCCATTTAACGAACTTTTTAAATGGGCATAAAACAGAAGCACATCTATGTCAACAATGTGCTAAAGAAAAGGGTTACTTTGACGCAGATGAAGATTCATATACAATCCATGATTTGTTAAGTGGCTTATTTAATTTTAATACTAGTCCAACACCAAACACACAATCACATGGGCGAGTTGAACAGCAATTGATATGTCCACAATGTCAGATGACCTATCACCAATTCTCTAAAACAGGTAAGTTCGGTTGTTCAAAATGTTATCAGACATTTTCAGATTACTTAAATCCAGTTTTTAAAAGGGTCCACGGTGGTAATACAGTTCATAATGGTAAAATTCCTAAAAGGCAATATGTACATTTGCAACATCAACGGTTAATTCAGGATTATCGTACGCAGCTGCAGGTATTGGTTAATGAGGAAAGGTTTGAGGAAGCTGCTGATTTACGAGATAAAATTAAACAACTAGAAAAAGAGTGGGAATCTTCTGATCAAAAAGGAGATGATCGATAATGTCATTACAATCGTTTATTGATCAAGCAATCAGTCCTTGGATGCAAGAGCAAGGGCCAGATCATGATATCGTTTTAAGTACTCGAATACGATTAGCGAGAAATTTTTCAAATGTACCATTTCCTTTAATGGCAGATAAGGAAAAATTACAAATCGTTTCTAATTGGGTAAAAGAACATTTTAATTATCGTTCTTTTACAACGTATAAGAATCTTGAATATTTTGATATGGCAGATGTACAGCCGTTAGAAAAACAAGTACTTGTGGAGAAGCATTTAATTAGCCCATTATTAGCTGAGCGAAAAAGTGAAAGTGGTGTACTACTATCTGAAAACGAGCAAGTTTCAATTATGATTAACGAAGAAGACCATATTCGCTTACAATTATACTTACCAGGATTACAGCTAGAACGCGGATTAGAAGAAGCGTTTAAAATTGACGATTGGTTAGAAGAAAAGATTGATTATGCTTTTGATCCAGATCGAGGTTATCTAACAAGTTGTCCGACAAACGTTGGAACTGGTATTCGAGCATCTGTGATGATGCACTTACCGGCATTAACATTAACGGGTAAAGTAAGAAAAATGCTCCCTGCTATCCATCAACTTGGCTTAGTGGTGAGAGGGATCTATGGAGAAGGAAGTAAAGCACATGGTAATGTCTATCAAATTTCTAACCAAGTGACATTAGGCAGAACTGAGGAAGACATTATTCAAGATCTCCATAGCGTAGTAAAACAATTAATTAACCATGAGAGAGAAGCTAGGCAGTTGTTAGTTCAACAGCAAGGTGTTCGTTTAGAGGACCGAATTTTTAGATCATATGGTATCTTGAAGTATAGTCGGGTCATAGAATCCAAAGAGGCAGCAAAATGCTTATCAGATTTAAGATTGGCAATAGATTTAGG
This window contains:
- a CDS encoding DegV family protein produces the protein MKKIAWITDSTCGLSQEFIEANNIYVLPMIVIIDHKSYREDIDISKDDVYKLLEQYGEGAKTSQPPYGEFIELYKKLKSEYDYGIAIHASSQLTGTYQSSMSAAQMEEFPVEVIDSKIGSYALGKMIKQGLKMEREGKSYEEIVSTLKTYPDKAEMYLLPKSLDQLKRSGRVSTTQAVFANLLKINLVLQFENGKVIVEEKIRSHKKAVQHLFNKVGDVYRSGAVQEIGIMHAGAKEVAEQWKLEFSKLYKDLAIKIEPLVPVAGIHTGHGTMAIAWLRK
- a CDS encoding MgtC/SapB family protein — protein: MSEIFNSDFFVMSMRLLLALLLSGIIGFEREINRHSAGFRTHILVGVSSCLMMLLSLYGFQKYFDEVPDFVRFDPARIPSYVISGIGFLGAGTIIVTGVNVKGLTTAASIWAVAGLGLVVGVGMIEIAILTTGIIVFSLFFLNNVEKLINKKENRKNLVLTVTEVEQINQIFSQFNTYDVTVRSINFEKKDQANTVIIFDVLIGKNTVINDLYHALLSIDQVKQVKDMEVV
- a CDS encoding CtsR family transcriptional regulator gives rise to the protein MRNISDVIEAHLKQIIDRNKHKTVEIKRSEIAEQFSCVPSQINYVINTRFTPEKGYHVESKRGGGGYIRIQRMVVNSKNRLIDELIELVTPTVEQRVAIAVIERLYEQEYISVREANLMIRAIDREVLALNLPLRDELRSRILVAMLRALKHN
- a CDS encoding UvrB/UvrC motif-containing protein, whose amino-acid sequence is MKCEICQQQEATVHLTNFLNGHKTEAHLCQQCAKEKGYFDADEDSYTIHDLLSGLFNFNTSPTPNTQSHGRVEQQLICPQCQMTYHQFSKTGKFGCSKCYQTFSDYLNPVFKRVHGGNTVHNGKIPKRQYVHLQHQRLIQDYRTQLQVLVNEERFEEAADLRDKIKQLEKEWESSDQKGDDR
- a CDS encoding protein arginine kinase, with the translated sequence MSLQSFIDQAISPWMQEQGPDHDIVLSTRIRLARNFSNVPFPLMADKEKLQIVSNWVKEHFNYRSFTTYKNLEYFDMADVQPLEKQVLVEKHLISPLLAERKSESGVLLSENEQVSIMINEEDHIRLQLYLPGLQLERGLEEAFKIDDWLEEKIDYAFDPDRGYLTSCPTNVGTGIRASVMMHLPALTLTGKVRKMLPAIHQLGLVVRGIYGEGSKAHGNVYQISNQVTLGRTEEDIIQDLHSVVKQLINHEREARQLLVQQQGVRLEDRIFRSYGILKYSRVIESKEAAKCLSDLRLAIDLGYIKELSTTVINELMVLTQPGFLQQYAQEILTPDKRDIKRASIIRERLNIEES